A portion of the Mycoplasmopsis mustelae genome contains these proteins:
- a CDS encoding winged helix-turn-helix domain-containing protein, translated as MNNVRTNRKYVKDFQETQQNKRNVIQTKTNNLIEYLIDLIASKKIPVNMIMPSEHQLMSRFNCSRSVVVSAYQKLFSIGAIYSISKRGHFVAENFHNLIKPISYLLNVDRILGQETKNNLPTWFKEKNIIFLAKHRSFKLSYEKKGEIIAEADIYVSTKNIDEFEPIDLRRPLVNILTERQSLKNMVYELKYEKVNKFNLNYMVVVSFWGYDDNSICIAGKYYIKPEHFKFYHQEFSLYI; from the coding sequence ATGAATAATGTAAGAACTAATCGAAAATACGTTAAAGATTTCCAAGAAACGCAACAAAATAAAAGAAATGTAATTCAAACTAAAACAAACAATTTAATTGAGTATTTAATTGATTTAATTGCAAGTAAAAAGATACCGGTGAATATGATAATGCCATCAGAACACCAATTGATGAGTCGTTTTAATTGTTCGCGTTCTGTAGTAGTTTCTGCATATCAAAAACTTTTTTCAATTGGTGCAATTTATTCAATTTCTAAGCGTGGGCATTTTGTTGCAGAGAATTTTCATAATTTAATTAAACCAATTAGTTATTTACTTAATGTAGACAGAATTTTAGGACAAGAAACAAAAAATAATCTCCCTACATGATTTAAAGAAAAAAATATCATATTTTTAGCAAAACACCGTTCATTTAAACTAAGTTATGAGAAAAAAGGTGAAATAATTGCCGAAGCAGATATTTATGTCTCTACTAAAAATATAGATGAATTTGAACCAATTGATCTTCGTAGGCCGCTTGTTAATATCTTAACAGAAAGACAAAGCTTAAAAAATATGGTTTATGAACTTAAATATGAAAAAGTTAATAAATTTAATTTAAATTATATGGTGGTTGTTTCGTTTTGGGGATATGATGATAATAGTATTTGTATAGCAGGCAAATATTATATAAAACCAGAACATTTTAAATTTTATCATCAAGAATTTTCTTTATATATCTAA
- a CDS encoding ABC transporter ATP-binding protein has translation MMFKKDKKNITDDSMQLDELASGFETIDIDKLVSEVGEIYDSSNGADIKLVNLSKKYEGNEKYTLENINLDIKAGTFCIFLGPSGCGKTTLLRMIAGLNSITKGDLLFNNKRYNNLLPNERNIAMVFQSYALYPHMNVYNNISFGLKIARERKDVIDKRVKDVAKILRIENYLYRKPRDLSGGQRQRVAIGRAIARKPLVFLMDEPLSNLDAKLRESMRREIVNIHRLLNTTSIYVTHDQLEAMTMGDQIVVFNDGKIQQNGKGKDLYFKPANIFVAKFIGSPTMNTFDAINDNGIITSNDDKIQIKLDVQTATLLKNQQKLVIGFRSEDLRIIHTPVENSVLGKISNIELIGKDQLITVRVNENIEFIVNASNSEEFELYSHVYVEFLISRIHIFDAQSEERIN, from the coding sequence ATGATGTTTAAAAAAGACAAAAAAAATATCACTGATGATTCAATGCAATTAGATGAACTCGCATCAGGTTTTGAAACTATTGATATTGATAAATTAGTTTCCGAGGTTGGTGAAATATATGATTCAAGCAATGGCGCCGATATTAAGTTGGTTAATCTTTCTAAAAAATACGAAGGAAATGAAAAATATACTTTAGAAAACATTAATTTAGATATCAAAGCAGGAACCTTCTGTATTTTTTTAGGACCTAGTGGTTGTGGTAAAACTACTTTGTTAAGGATGATAGCAGGATTAAATTCCATTACTAAAGGAGATTTATTATTCAATAACAAAAGATATAACAATCTTTTACCAAATGAGCGCAATATTGCAATGGTGTTTCAATCATATGCTTTATATCCGCATATGAATGTTTATAATAATATTTCCTTTGGTCTTAAAATTGCGCGTGAGCGTAAAGATGTGATTGATAAACGTGTTAAAGATGTCGCAAAAATTTTAAGAATTGAAAATTATTTATATCGCAAGCCAAGAGATTTATCTGGTGGACAACGCCAACGCGTTGCTATTGGTCGTGCGATTGCAAGAAAACCATTAGTCTTTTTAATGGATGAACCGCTTTCAAACTTAGATGCGAAACTACGTGAAAGTATGCGACGTGAAATTGTGAATATTCACCGTTTGTTAAATACCACCAGCATTTATGTTACCCACGATCAACTTGAAGCAATGACAATGGGTGATCAAATTGTAGTTTTTAATGATGGAAAAATTCAACAAAATGGTAAAGGTAAGGATTTATATTTTAAGCCAGCAAATATTTTTGTTGCTAAATTTATTGGTTCTCCCACTATGAATACTTTTGATGCAATTAATGATAATGGAATTATAACATCGAATGATGATAAAATTCAAATTAAATTAGATGTACAAACAGCAACTTTATTAAAAAATCAACAAAAATTAGTTATTGGTTTTCGTAGTGAAGATTTGCGAATTATACATACTCCAGTAGAAAATTCAGTATTAGGTAAAATTTCTAATATTGAATTAATTGGTAAAGATCAATTAATTACAGTTCGCGTTAATGAAAATATAGAATTTATTGTGAATGCTTCAAACAGTGAAGAATTTGAATTATATTCACATGTTTATGTAGAATTTTTGATATCAAGAATTCATATTTTTGATGCACAAAGCGAAGAAAGAATTAACTAA
- a CDS encoding alpha-amylase family glycosyl hydrolase yields MKIKYKNTNFFKEFDTKYAYKKPDLGIKFLSDSIQLKLWQPLAHKVRVFVYDKNNTSKIIQIFDSQKLDTIWKTFLPLELEGNYYQYQIWHPDGQINFALDPYAISLAAFDWEGDEKKIAFGALVNINSKKAGKKPKTLQTLNNNHTDNYIYELHVRDFTSLKSQKDFQNKLGTFNALLEADLFGYVKKLGISHVQLLPIQSVFSLNEQNQNILYKNKGSHWTTNYNWGYDPHNYFSINGQYSSNPNDPYVRIAEFRNLVAQAHQKGIGVIMDVVYNHMMTNNIFNNILDGYYYRDNAKIKPVIYAPLADERYMVRRLMIDSLKYFVQEFGIDGFRFDLSCFHHKETIDMIAKELRAINPNIILYGEAWKFSDLKYSQSYIKGISGNNIAFGYFNDTVRNAIKGDEHSKFQPGLISKFDKKLFKQYVSSVVGNISDFEFGEIKHSKVSYDLFANDIAINLNYVACHDGMTLWDKINTTTQNISFLQRIEMYRQALMMTVFCQGRQFVLAGTELLQSKPCDISGEEADKCVFGNYDDFNEQPDNNAWHWNSYKTTDYTNGLKWLHLENRDVQKYVFDFFKKLNKFRQQTEFFRLSTNQAIKENLKFQIVDQKRGILSLQIKVNKQTVEVIHNFSDSEFSYDKDKKVLFSSKINYTKGILQPHHSVLLEVKNG; encoded by the coding sequence ATGAAGATTAAATATAAAAATACTAACTTCTTTAAAGAATTTGATACAAAATATGCCTATAAAAAACCTGATTTAGGAATTAAGTTTTTAAGTGATAGTATTCAATTAAAATTATGACAGCCACTTGCTCACAAGGTAAGAGTATTTGTTTATGATAAAAATAATACATCAAAGATAATTCAGATTTTTGATAGTCAAAAATTAGACACCATTTGAAAAACTTTTCTTCCATTAGAACTAGAAGGAAATTATTATCAATATCAAATTTGACATCCGGACGGTCAAATAAATTTTGCGTTAGATCCTTATGCAATTTCTTTAGCCGCTTTTGATTGAGAGGGCGATGAAAAGAAAATTGCTTTTGGCGCTTTAGTTAATATCAATTCTAAAAAAGCTGGTAAAAAACCAAAAACCTTACAAACTCTAAATAATAATCATACTGATAACTATATTTATGAACTACATGTAAGAGATTTTACAAGTCTAAAAAGCCAAAAAGATTTTCAAAATAAATTAGGTACCTTTAATGCTCTGCTTGAAGCCGACCTATTTGGATATGTTAAAAAACTTGGTATTTCACATGTGCAATTGTTGCCAATTCAAAGTGTTTTTTCATTAAACGAACAGAATCAAAATATTTTATATAAAAATAAAGGTTCGCATTGAACAACCAATTATAATTGAGGTTATGATCCACATAATTATTTTTCAATTAATGGTCAATATAGTAGCAATCCGAATGATCCATATGTTAGAATTGCAGAATTTCGTAATTTAGTGGCACAAGCACACCAAAAAGGAATTGGCGTGATTATGGATGTTGTTTATAACCATATGATGACTAATAATATATTCAATAACATCCTGGATGGATATTACTACCGTGATAATGCAAAAATAAAACCAGTTATTTATGCGCCGCTAGCGGATGAGCGCTATATGGTACGTCGTCTTATGATAGATTCACTAAAATACTTTGTACAAGAATTTGGAATAGATGGATTTAGGTTTGATTTATCATGTTTTCATCATAAAGAGACTATTGATATGATTGCAAAAGAATTGCGCGCGATTAATCCTAACATTATTTTATATGGAGAGGCATGAAAATTTAGTGACTTAAAATATTCACAAAGCTATATCAAGGGAATTTCTGGTAATAATATTGCTTTTGGTTATTTTAACGATACAGTACGAAATGCGATCAAAGGCGATGAGCATTCAAAGTTTCAACCCGGTTTAATTTCAAAATTTGATAAAAAATTATTTAAACAGTATGTTTCCTCTGTTGTCGGTAATATTAGTGATTTTGAATTTGGTGAGATAAAACATTCAAAAGTTTCTTATGATCTATTTGCAAATGACATTGCAATCAATCTCAATTATGTAGCGTGTCATGATGGAATGACTTTATGAGATAAAATTAATACTACAACTCAGAATATTTCGTTTTTACAACGTATTGAAATGTATCGCCAGGCATTAATGATGACTGTTTTTTGTCAAGGAAGACAATTTGTTTTGGCCGGAACTGAACTATTGCAATCTAAACCTTGTGATATATCAGGCGAAGAAGCGGATAAATGCGTATTTGGAAATTATGATGATTTTAATGAGCAACCCGATAATAATGCTTGACATTGAAATTCATATAAAACTACTGATTATACAAATGGCTTAAAATGATTACATTTAGAAAATAGAGATGTGCAAAAATATGTCTTTGATTTCTTTAAGAAGCTAAATAAATTTCGTCAGCAAACTGAATTTTTCAGATTAAGTACTAATCAAGCAATTAAAGAAAATTTAAAATTTCAAATAGTAGATCAAAAGCGAGGAATTTTAAGTTTACAAATTAAGGTAAATAAACAAACTGTAGAAGTGATTCATAATTTTTCAGATAGCGAATTTAGCTATGATAAAGATAAAAAAGTTTTATTTAGTTCAAAAATTAATTATACTAAAGGAATTTTGCAACCACATCACTCAGTTTTATTAGAGGTTAAAAATGGTTAA
- a CDS encoding sugar ABC transporter permease, with translation MFEKIKRKKFYQHSFDKIKITEKKLSPKRLKFNETDTKPPTPFEILWLFFNYLFLIFWAIIILFPIVSLIVAAFNVANERIITLLPFKFGFENFKYLFKDKRSDFLVWYKNTLIIAGLTMLISTTAVALNGYAYSRFKFAGSKNSLLIIMMLQLIPATSALISLFLLVRLGNDLGIPTIIMLIIIYSGGSISANTFMMKSYLDTVSSELDDSGKIDGCSNWGLFFKILLPVIKPALIMVALWSFLTPFTDVILPKFILADSKEKTLAVGLDTFLSADPQHINAGAYAAGSLLASIPAFALFMYLQKYIIGGLSDGAVKG, from the coding sequence ATGTTTGAAAAAATAAAACGTAAAAAGTTTTATCAACATAGTTTTGATAAAATTAAAATAACTGAGAAGAAACTTTCTCCAAAACGACTTAAGTTTAATGAAACTGACACTAAACCACCAACACCATTTGAAATTCTCTGATTATTTTTCAATTACTTATTCTTAATTTTTTGAGCTATTATTATTTTATTTCCAATTGTTTCATTAATTGTTGCAGCCTTTAACGTTGCTAATGAGCGGATTATTACGCTTTTACCGTTTAAATTTGGTTTTGAAAACTTTAAATATCTATTTAAAGACAAACGCAGCGATTTTTTAGTATGATACAAAAACACTTTAATTATTGCAGGATTAACAATGTTAATCTCGACAACCGCTGTTGCACTCAATGGGTACGCATATTCTAGATTTAAATTCGCAGGTTCTAAAAATTCATTGTTAATTATAATGATGTTGCAGCTCATTCCGGCAACGAGTGCATTGATTTCGCTATTCTTGCTTGTACGTTTAGGTAATGATTTAGGTATACCTACTATTATCATGTTAATTATTATTTATTCTGGTGGATCAATTTCTGCAAATACCTTTATGATGAAATCATATTTAGATACAGTTTCATCAGAATTAGATGATTCTGGGAAAATTGATGGTTGCAGCAATTGAGGACTTTTCTTCAAAATCTTATTACCAGTGATTAAACCGGCTTTAATTATGGTGGCACTTTGATCATTTTTAACACCGTTTACTGATGTTATCCTACCAAAATTCATTCTCGCAGATTCTAAAGAAAAAACCTTGGCGGTTGGTTTGGACACTTTTTTAAGCGCTGATCCGCAACATATTAATGCAGGTGCTTATGCGGCCGGTTCACTCCTTGCCTCAATTCCAGCTTTTGCACTATTTATGTATTTACAAAAATACATTATTGGTGGATTGAGTGACGGAGCAGTGAAAGGATAA
- a CDS encoding alpha-amylase family glycosyl hydrolase — MKMVKLQDKIIYQIFPRSFYDANNDGDGDLQGIIAKLPYLKQLGINAIWLCPTYDTNFVDAGYDVLNYKSVWKQFGTLEDFKEMSSKATELGIDIIMDIVLNHVSNQHQWFLKACESENNIEHSYFIWRKQLNEQELKAQSIFGGSAWEYVPSVKKYYFHLFSKEQVDLNWSHPNTIKAMAEVIDFWYDLGVRGFRLDAIKHVSKTFDNVEANPYFAWCKGSVEFLKEFNKQAFANKPDAYTLGEASGITADELLYYGKGERQVSQNYFNFSWWWIGWSGQTGRNGYDANWDYKQFVYQQQPFQHNNLITTEMFTNFLSNHDTSRSISRWGDEGIFHNEAAKTHALMLMTLKGIPCIYYGEEIGLLNTHFKHRSEFRDCDIQNGFIDLVDKQKIYSESEFLKYLNINSRDSGRCLMQWDNSTNSGFNAGYKPWINLGRNPEINVTAALKDSNSIFYFYQKLIQMRKENYRNLLVLGTSEITLTKNGLIKITRQYQNSKLIAYLNITKHQIVEKIELGDQILSTYQDQKIVKNFFRPYESILLFQNLESQKGK; from the coding sequence TTAAAAATGGTTAAATTACAAGATAAAATTATTTACCAAATCTTCCCGCGCTCATTTTACGATGCAAACAATGATGGTGATGGAGATTTACAAGGAATTATTGCTAAACTTCCATATTTAAAACAGTTAGGAATTAATGCGATTTGATTATGTCCAACTTATGATACCAATTTTGTAGATGCAGGTTATGATGTTTTAAATTATAAATCTGTTTGAAAACAGTTTGGAACCCTAGAAGATTTCAAAGAAATGTCTTCAAAAGCAACCGAATTAGGTATTGATATTATTATGGATATTGTCTTAAATCACGTTTCAAATCAACATCAGTGATTTCTAAAAGCGTGTGAATCTGAAAACAACATTGAACATAGTTATTTTATTTGAAGAAAACAATTAAATGAACAAGAATTAAAAGCACAAAGTATTTTTGGTGGATCTGCTTGAGAATATGTGCCAAGTGTGAAAAAATATTATTTTCATTTATTTTCTAAAGAACAAGTTGATTTAAATTGAAGCCATCCAAATACAATTAAAGCAATGGCCGAAGTGATTGATTTTTGGTATGATTTAGGGGTTCGTGGATTTAGATTGGATGCTATTAAACATGTGTCAAAAACTTTTGATAATGTAGAAGCAAATCCTTATTTTGCTTGATGTAAGGGTTCTGTAGAATTTCTAAAAGAATTTAACAAACAAGCTTTTGCTAATAAACCTGATGCATATACGTTAGGTGAAGCATCTGGAATAACGGCTGATGAATTACTATATTATGGAAAGGGTGAACGGCAAGTTTCTCAAAATTATTTTAATTTTTCATGATGATGAATCGGCTGAAGTGGTCAAACCGGCAGAAATGGTTACGATGCAAACTGAGATTATAAACAATTTGTATATCAACAACAACCATTTCAACATAATAATTTAATTACAACTGAAATGTTTACAAACTTTTTATCAAACCATGATACTTCACGTAGCATTTCACGTTGGGGTGATGAGGGGATTTTTCATAACGAAGCAGCAAAAACTCACGCGTTAATGTTGATGACATTAAAAGGAATTCCATGTATTTATTATGGTGAAGAAATCGGTTTATTAAATACACATTTCAAGCATCGTAGTGAATTTAGAGATTGTGATATTCAAAATGGTTTTATCGATCTAGTTGATAAACAAAAAATCTATAGTGAATCTGAATTTTTAAAATATCTTAATATCAATTCGCGTGATTCTGGTCGTTGTTTAATGCAATGAGATAATTCAACTAATTCTGGATTTAATGCAGGTTATAAACCATGAATTAATCTAGGTAGAAATCCTGAAATTAACGTAACAGCAGCATTAAAAGATTCGAATTCTATTTTTTATTTTTATCAAAAACTAATTCAAATGCGCAAAGAAAATTATCGTAATTTATTGGTTTTAGGAACATCTGAAATCACACTTACTAAAAATGGTTTAATTAAAATTACTAGACAATATCAAAATAGTAAACTTATTGCATATTTAAATATAACAAAACATCAAATTGTTGAAAAAATTGAATTAGGAGATCAAATTTTATCAACATATCAAGATCAAAAGATTGTTAAGAACTTTTTTAGACCTTATGAATCAATTTTATTATTTCAAAATTTAGAAAGCCAAAAGGGGAAATAA
- a CDS encoding glycosyl hydrolase family 65 protein: MDFLKYDVDKKRISQVKFDRSVTAKTESIFALGNGYMGIRSADEERAAYNKEDFFVNGMFNKDTKDDAPELVNLADLMTTPIIINGITFDVKERDNYHKTLYICEGILKRNIELQRNHGKYCFSFERFVSRDDANVYAQRITIKVLETTDNKEVNILLKPAINAQVTNTGTQHFAEGLKSRVTTESLQMEQCTTLSKRWAIHNLITKCYLNDQLLRGGNDDYVIEMKRRYVGFNIKIKAKAGDIIVLEKLMSVHTSVDNKSYLLSKSAIKDRANKKHQELLKTSYETLKQASIEKMYQRVWKEFYVKIEGDAESKYDSLAFDFAIFHLNGFVPRHSTNLNVGAKGLSGEGYQGHTYWDTEFFINPIYLFNRPRIARNLLTYRYKGIQGAREKAKEIKERPQESNLKGAQFPWEMAWPSDGEVCPYWGQADVVTGQQVPIASRRQEIHVSADVAYAVNQYYQISNDEKFMELMGYEMIIDTAIFYAHRAEKQPDGSYQILNVMGPNEYKGNIDNNAYINMMAKYNIDLALKYINFLKKKKPYWWAIIKSKIPYQINVSKLKEVSENLKQQLPNKDLIIAENDQFLGLKKGDVLPFQMLADAGKKLFNTAEGNALLSCQLVKQADVVLLLNILPHLYSKEIRKANFNYYEPITTHDSSLSPATYCIEAARLKMLDKAYDMFKYGINIDLGPKMHTSDAGIHAGSLAAIYQMIVFGFGGLDWHNNALHLDPILPKQWNKLTYRFKYQNALFEVILNRDNFSIRTIDSKFKGFIWIQGQRRTVNKHPQVFKVQYD, translated from the coding sequence ATGGATTTTTTAAAGTATGACGTAGATAAAAAGCGTATTTCACAAGTTAAATTTGACCGTTCTGTAACCGCAAAAACCGAAAGTATTTTTGCTTTAGGAAACGGCTATATGGGAATCAGAAGTGCTGACGAAGAACGTGCCGCATATAACAAAGAAGATTTTTTTGTTAATGGGATGTTTAATAAAGACACTAAAGACGATGCACCAGAATTAGTTAATTTAGCTGATTTAATGACTACACCAATTATTATTAACGGAATTACTTTTGATGTTAAAGAACGTGATAATTATCATAAAACATTATATATCTGTGAAGGAATTTTAAAACGTAACATAGAATTACAACGTAATCACGGAAAATACTGCTTTAGTTTTGAGCGTTTTGTTTCGCGCGATGATGCCAATGTATATGCGCAGCGCATTACTATAAAAGTGTTAGAGACTACCGATAACAAAGAAGTAAATATTTTATTAAAACCAGCAATTAACGCGCAAGTAACAAATACTGGAACTCAACATTTTGCCGAGGGTTTAAAATCACGCGTGACAACTGAATCACTACAAATGGAGCAATGCACCACTTTATCAAAGCGTTGAGCAATTCATAATTTAATTACCAAATGTTATTTAAATGATCAATTATTACGTGGTGGAAATGATGACTATGTTATTGAAATGAAACGACGTTATGTTGGTTTTAATATAAAAATTAAAGCAAAAGCAGGCGACATAATTGTATTAGAAAAATTAATGTCAGTGCATACAAGCGTTGATAATAAAAGCTATTTATTATCAAAAAGCGCTATTAAAGATCGTGCTAATAAGAAACACCAAGAGCTTTTAAAAACTAGTTATGAGACTTTAAAGCAAGCTTCAATTGAAAAAATGTATCAACGTGTTTGAAAAGAGTTTTATGTCAAAATTGAAGGGGATGCAGAAAGTAAATATGATTCATTAGCATTCGACTTTGCTATTTTTCATCTTAACGGTTTTGTGCCACGTCATTCAACCAATTTAAATGTTGGTGCTAAAGGACTTTCGGGAGAAGGTTATCAAGGACATACATATTGAGATACCGAGTTTTTTATTAACCCAATTTATTTATTTAATCGTCCAAGAATTGCACGTAATTTATTAACATATCGTTATAAAGGAATTCAAGGAGCAAGAGAAAAAGCTAAAGAAATTAAAGAAAGACCACAAGAAAGCAATTTAAAAGGTGCACAATTTCCTTGAGAAATGGCATGACCTAGTGATGGTGAAGTATGTCCATATTGAGGGCAAGCTGATGTTGTTACGGGTCAACAAGTTCCGATTGCTTCGCGTCGACAAGAAATTCACGTTTCAGCCGACGTTGCTTATGCCGTTAATCAATACTATCAAATTAGTAATGATGAAAAATTTATGGAATTAATGGGTTATGAAATGATTATTGATACCGCTATTTTTTATGCTCATCGCGCTGAAAAACAACCTGATGGAAGTTATCAAATTTTAAATGTGATGGGACCGAATGAATATAAAGGAAACATTGACAATAATGCATATATTAATATGATGGCTAAGTATAATATTGATTTAGCTTTAAAATATATCAACTTTTTAAAAAAGAAAAAACCATATTGATGAGCAATTATTAAGTCAAAAATTCCATATCAAATCAATGTTTCAAAACTTAAAGAGGTTTCTGAGAATCTTAAACAACAACTACCAAATAAAGACTTAATTATTGCAGAAAATGATCAATTTTTAGGTCTTAAAAAAGGTGATGTCTTACCATTTCAAATGCTTGCTGATGCAGGAAAAAAGTTATTTAACACTGCCGAAGGAAATGCATTATTATCTTGTCAATTAGTTAAACAGGCTGATGTTGTTTTATTATTAAACATACTGCCTCATTTATATTCTAAAGAAATTCGTAAGGCAAATTTTAATTATTATGAACCTATCACAACACATGATTCATCTTTATCGCCCGCAACATATTGCATTGAAGCTGCGCGCCTAAAAATGTTGGATAAAGCATATGATATGTTCAAATATGGTATTAATATAGATTTAGGTCCTAAAATGCATACCTCAGATGCCGGAATTCATGCTGGTTCATTGGCTGCAATTTATCAAATGATTGTTTTTGGTTTTGGTGGTTTAGATTGACATAATAATGCACTACATTTAGACCCAATTTTGCCAAAGCAATGAAATAAACTGACTTATCGTTTTAAATATCAAAATGCATTATTTGAGGTTATTTTAAATCGTGATAATTTTAGTATACGCACCATCGATTCAAAATTCAAGGGATTTATTTGAATTCAAGGACAAAGACGAACTGTAAATAAACATCCACAAGTATTTAAGGTGCAATATGATTAA